One stretch of Roseimicrobium sp. ORNL1 DNA includes these proteins:
- a CDS encoding PEP-CTERM sorting domain-containing protein: MFENLSLQTRCAWDRFLVPGRIPAADAKFQSKKLNSPIMNPRIPALACLILFGFGPTSVRSELLIVPSSIYATPGTWGIDIDGDNIEDVYALNELDRVFFHADILEFPSTIGALSPFRNARSTSNPGNFNSLYTAPAQIVLQPASGNTNNGDHGANPLAQSFVLFHGTATAVEGSYSDFVSLLGLHVEPPTSGSFGVWSNEIHDDSYFVFYHNFGRIAAGDSRTLDYTTNVFSVPEPGVSLLMTLGLSSALLKRRRRI; this comes from the coding sequence ATGTTTGAAAACCTGTCGTTACAAACGAGATGCGCGTGGGACCGTTTTCTCGTTCCCGGCCGCATCCCGGCGGCGGATGCGAAGTTCCAATCGAAAAAACTCAACTCCCCAATCATGAATCCGCGAATTCCCGCTCTCGCATGCCTCATCCTATTCGGATTTGGGCCCACCTCCGTGCGCTCTGAACTGCTCATCGTCCCGAGCTCCATCTACGCCACTCCTGGCACTTGGGGTATAGATATCGATGGAGACAACATAGAAGACGTGTATGCCCTGAATGAACTCGACAGGGTTTTCTTCCACGCTGACATCCTGGAGTTTCCCAGCACGATAGGCGCTCTCAGCCCTTTCCGCAATGCTCGTTCGACCAGCAACCCTGGCAACTTCAACAGTCTCTACACCGCACCTGCTCAAATCGTCCTTCAGCCAGCTTCGGGAAATACAAACAATGGCGACCACGGCGCCAACCCCCTGGCGCAATCGTTCGTATTGTTCCATGGAACTGCAACCGCGGTTGAAGGGTCTTATTCCGATTTCGTATCGCTGCTGGGCCTTCATGTGGAGCCACCCACATCCGGTTCGTTCGGCGTTTGGAGCAACGAGATTCACGACGACAGCTACTTTGTGTTCTACCACAATTTCGGCAGAATCGCCGCGGGTGATTCTCGCACACTGGATTATACAACAAATGTCTTCAGTGTGCCGGAACCCGGTGTGTCCTTGTTGATGACATTGGGCCTGTCGTCGGCACTTTTGAAGCGCCGTCGCCGTATTTGA
- a CDS encoding toprim domain-containing protein has translation MHLSVSEISKRLADRAEEVCRLLLPGGKAVKQHWHAGDLSGAAGDSLKVHLTGDHAGRWVDWANQQDRGDLVDLWRMARGLTAAEAIRQAKEFLGIYEPVFREKKVYRAAPDDEAAGVKPLDEQGKAMQYLVHQRKLEPAIINRYRVTGCVASRAIVFPCYSPEDQLINRSYRSLPQEHESKRVWQDKECAPCLFGWHALSRSAYQTRTVLLCEGQIDCMTWAMWGINALSIPNGSGGTWLEYELDNLAPFDNIYISFDMDGAGRRIAEQTIARLGKHRCLTVHLPEKDANDCLRAGYSEHDAREWLECATLPRVEGLVLVHELEERLITEMTPKPEPFTLPFFRGEWPHTGLYFRPGEVTTWTGVSGNGKSTFLRFLTMNAVFSRVTSMVVSLEVRVERELAKMLAMSVPPEAPLVEVRTITAFLRQVGADLMFADTLGYIKRERLLEMMWFAFQRHGAMHFVIDSLMRIEGLEENYPEQGKFLNDLQEFTKASGSHVHLVAHPRKLADGARLTKHDVKGSSLLVNNTDNLVSITRNAEKAALIRNRAPRSEWEDLHDTEIAVEKQRDSGWEDSFYLKFDPRRYTFTLCDAPGYTPKTGAGAKSGAKPRKSYTPYND, from the coding sequence ATGCACCTCTCCGTCTCCGAAATCTCCAAGCGCCTCGCGGATCGCGCGGAGGAAGTCTGCCGACTCCTCCTCCCCGGGGGCAAGGCAGTGAAGCAGCACTGGCACGCAGGCGATCTCTCCGGCGCTGCGGGAGACAGCCTGAAGGTCCACCTCACTGGCGACCACGCAGGCCGCTGGGTGGACTGGGCGAATCAGCAGGACAGGGGCGACCTAGTGGACCTGTGGCGCATGGCACGCGGCCTCACCGCCGCAGAGGCCATCCGCCAGGCGAAGGAATTCCTCGGCATCTACGAACCCGTCTTCCGGGAGAAGAAGGTGTACCGCGCAGCGCCCGATGATGAAGCGGCTGGGGTGAAGCCGCTGGATGAGCAGGGCAAGGCGATGCAGTACCTCGTGCATCAGCGGAAGCTGGAGCCTGCCATCATCAATCGTTACCGTGTCACCGGCTGCGTCGCATCCCGCGCCATCGTCTTCCCCTGTTACAGCCCGGAGGACCAGCTCATCAACCGCTCCTACCGCAGCCTGCCGCAGGAGCATGAGAGCAAGCGCGTGTGGCAGGACAAGGAGTGCGCGCCGTGCCTCTTCGGCTGGCATGCCCTCTCCCGCAGTGCCTACCAGACGCGCACCGTGCTGCTGTGCGAAGGGCAAATCGACTGCATGACATGGGCCATGTGGGGCATCAATGCGCTGAGCATCCCCAATGGCAGCGGAGGCACGTGGCTGGAGTATGAGCTGGATAACCTCGCGCCCTTCGACAACATCTACATCTCCTTCGACATGGATGGCGCGGGTCGCCGTATCGCGGAGCAGACCATCGCACGCCTGGGGAAACACCGCTGCCTCACGGTGCATCTGCCGGAGAAGGATGCGAATGACTGCCTGCGCGCCGGGTACTCGGAACATGATGCCCGCGAATGGCTGGAGTGCGCCACCCTGCCCCGCGTGGAGGGACTGGTGCTGGTGCATGAGCTGGAGGAGCGGCTCATCACGGAGATGACGCCCAAGCCGGAGCCCTTCACCCTGCCCTTCTTCCGCGGGGAGTGGCCGCACACGGGCCTGTACTTCCGCCCCGGGGAGGTCACCACGTGGACCGGCGTCTCGGGAAACGGCAAGTCCACCTTCCTGCGCTTCCTCACGATGAATGCCGTCTTCTCCCGCGTCACCTCCATGGTGGTGTCCCTGGAAGTGCGCGTGGAGCGGGAGCTGGCGAAGATGCTGGCCATGAGCGTGCCTCCAGAGGCCCCGCTGGTGGAGGTGCGCACCATCACCGCCTTCCTGCGGCAGGTGGGTGCAGACCTGATGTTTGCGGATACACTGGGATACATCAAACGTGAGCGCCTGCTGGAGATGATGTGGTTCGCCTTCCAGCGGCATGGAGCCATGCATTTCGTCATCGATTCCCTCATGCGCATCGAGGGACTGGAGGAGAACTACCCGGAGCAGGGCAAGTTCCTCAATGACCTGCAGGAGTTCACCAAGGCCAGCGGCAGCCACGTCCACCTCGTGGCCCACCCGCGCAAGCTGGCGGACGGCGCACGACTCACCAAGCACGATGTGAAGGGCAGCAGCCTGCTGGTCAACAACACGGACAACCTCGTGAGCATCACCCGCAACGCGGAGAAGGCCGCGCTCATCCGCAACCGCGCGCCCCGCAGCGAGTGGGAGGACCTGCATGACACGGAAATCGCCGTGGAAAAGCAGCGCGACTCCGGCTGGGAGGATTCCTTCTACCTGAAGTTCGACCCACGACGCTACACCTTCACACTCTGTGATGCACCCGGATACACCCCGAAGACCGGGGCGGGCGCAAAATCCGGCGCGAAACCACGCAAGAGCTACACCCCCTACAACGACTGA
- the mutL gene encoding DNA mismatch repair endonuclease MutL, with translation MSRIRILPDALASQVAAGEVVERPAAVVRELVDNSIDAGATHVEVHVQRGGSSLIRVVDNGHGMGREDALLCLERHATSKIHTKEDLASIRTLGFRGEAMPSVASVSRFRLATREPDALAGTEVEVHGGKMHAVRDYGGAPGTVVEARSLFYNIPARRKFLRSEATEYAHVEQQFRVHAVANPRIAFTLVRDGEVLFHLPATDSLLARIEGLCGADMARRLYEVEPFTLQGVTVQGYIAGPGVSRANRQMQFTFLNKRSVDSPTLAYGLREAYHTALMKGQHPITFLYLEMEPDTFDINVHPAKKEVRFHNGFGVREAVVQAVRRTLEAATRLSTGHMPMPVGRSTAAPQIPAADEVQTSLAIPEREQVALRSDWSAMPVATPRQAAAVTPPAGQDAAPAPSSPPSRSEDENEHEEEDEPTAVVTARSGTPSPSVPALAHAPPLAPSPTEAASPPDSAPRLPVSPSPTLPSSPSTPAPGSFRILGVLHKLYVLMENAEGLVLMDQHAAHERVLFEQMRRAMETEGVPSQRLLIPLTMQTTPRDFDVLSRNLPVLHKLGIEAEPFGTNAFKLDALPAFIKTDDPLGLLRDVLDELAGAGSKTSALRLGEDMIATTVCRHAVKANDHLRDPELKKLLEDLLACEMPYCCPHGRPTLIQISLPELEKKFGRRAP, from the coding sequence GGCCCGCCGCAGTGGTACGCGAACTGGTGGACAACAGCATCGATGCCGGCGCCACGCATGTGGAAGTGCATGTGCAGCGCGGTGGCTCCTCGCTCATCCGTGTGGTGGACAATGGTCATGGCATGGGCCGTGAGGATGCGCTCCTCTGCCTGGAGCGCCACGCCACGAGCAAAATCCACACGAAGGAAGACCTCGCCTCCATCCGCACGCTTGGCTTCCGTGGAGAAGCCATGCCCAGCGTTGCAAGCGTGTCCCGCTTCCGCCTGGCCACCCGCGAACCTGATGCCCTGGCTGGGACCGAAGTGGAAGTGCATGGAGGAAAAATGCACGCCGTGCGCGACTACGGCGGCGCCCCCGGCACCGTGGTGGAGGCGCGCTCGCTCTTCTATAATATACCGGCGCGTCGCAAGTTCCTCCGCTCGGAGGCCACCGAGTACGCGCATGTGGAGCAGCAGTTCCGCGTGCATGCCGTGGCGAATCCCAGAATCGCCTTCACCCTGGTGCGGGATGGCGAGGTGCTTTTCCACCTGCCCGCCACGGACAGCCTGCTCGCCCGTATCGAGGGCCTGTGTGGGGCAGACATGGCGCGCCGACTCTATGAAGTGGAGCCCTTCACCCTGCAGGGCGTCACGGTGCAGGGCTACATCGCCGGACCCGGCGTGAGTCGTGCGAACCGCCAGATGCAGTTCACCTTCCTGAACAAGCGCTCCGTGGACAGCCCCACCCTGGCCTACGGCCTGCGCGAGGCCTACCACACCGCGCTCATGAAGGGCCAGCACCCCATCACCTTCCTCTATTTGGAGATGGAGCCGGACACCTTCGACATCAATGTGCACCCGGCGAAGAAGGAAGTGCGCTTCCACAACGGCTTCGGCGTGCGTGAAGCCGTGGTGCAGGCCGTGCGCCGCACCCTGGAGGCCGCCACCCGACTCTCCACCGGCCACATGCCCATGCCCGTGGGGCGCAGTACCGCTGCACCGCAGATTCCCGCCGCCGATGAAGTGCAGACCTCCCTGGCCATTCCCGAGCGGGAACAGGTGGCGCTGAGAAGTGACTGGAGTGCGATGCCGGTGGCTACGCCGAGGCAGGCTGCAGCGGTGACGCCACCGGCGGGTCAAGATGCGGCGCCCGCTCCCAGCAGTCCGCCATCCCGGTCCGAGGACGAGAACGAGCACGAGGAGGAGGACGAACCAACCGCCGTGGTCACCGCACGCAGCGGTACGCCTTCTCCCTCCGTTCCTGCTCTTGCTCATGCTCCTCCTCTTGCTCCCTCCCCGACCGAGGCAGCATCACCCCCTGACTCCGCTCCCCGTCTCCCCGTCTCCCCCTCTCCCACTCTCCCCTCTTCCCCCTCCACCCCCGCCCCCGGCTCCTTCCGCATCCTCGGCGTCCTGCACAAGCTCTACGTCCTCATGGAAAACGCCGAGGGCCTCGTGCTCATGGACCAGCATGCCGCCCATGAACGCGTGCTCTTCGAGCAGATGCGCCGCGCCATGGAGACCGAGGGCGTGCCCTCCCAGCGCCTGCTCATCCCGCTCACCATGCAGACCACCCCGCGGGACTTCGATGTGCTCAGCCGCAACCTCCCCGTCCTGCACAAGCTCGGCATCGAGGCCGAGCCCTTTGGCACGAACGCCTTCAAGCTCGACGCCCTGCCCGCCTTCATCAAAACCGACGACCCGCTCGGCCTACTCCGCGACGTCCTGGACGAACTCGCCGGCGCCGGTTCCAAGACCTCCGCCCTGCGCCTCGGCGAGGACATGATCGCCACCACCGTCTGCCGCCACGCCGTGAAGGCCAACGACCACCTCCGCGACCCCGAACTCAAGAAGCTGCTGGAGGATTTGCTGGCTTGTGAAATGCCCTACTGCTGCCCGCATGGCCGCCCCACGCTGATACAGATCTCGCTGCCGGAGCTGGAGAAGAAGTTTGGGCGGAGGGCGCCGTGA